The Pseudomonas sp. R4-35-07 genome contains a region encoding:
- the leuD gene encoding 3-isopropylmalate dehydratase small subunit, giving the protein MRAFTQHTGLVAPLDRANVDTDQIIPKQFLKSIQRTGFGPNLFDEWRYLDVGYAYQDNSKRPLNKDFVLNAERYQGASVLLARENFGCGSSREHAPWALEEYGFRSIIAPSYADIFFNNSFKNGLLPIILSDAEVDELFQQVEANVGYQLTVDLAAQTVTRPDGKVYHFEVDAFRKHCLINGLDDIGLTLQDGDAIAAFETRHRASQPWLFRD; this is encoded by the coding sequence ATGAGAGCTTTTACCCAGCATACCGGTCTGGTAGCGCCGTTGGACCGTGCCAACGTGGACACCGACCAGATCATCCCCAAGCAGTTCTTGAAGTCGATCCAGCGCACCGGGTTTGGCCCCAACCTGTTCGACGAATGGCGCTACCTGGACGTGGGCTATGCCTACCAGGACAACTCCAAGCGCCCGCTGAACAAGGATTTCGTGCTCAACGCCGAGCGTTACCAGGGCGCCAGCGTGTTGCTGGCCCGGGAAAACTTCGGTTGCGGCTCCAGCCGTGAACACGCGCCGTGGGCCCTGGAAGAATATGGCTTTCGCAGCATCATCGCGCCGAGCTACGCCGACATCTTCTTCAACAACAGCTTCAAGAACGGCTTGCTGCCGATCATCTTGAGCGACGCCGAAGTGGATGAGCTGTTTCAGCAAGTGGAAGCCAATGTGGGCTACCAACTGACCGTGGACCTGGCCGCGCAGACCGTGACCCGTCCGGACGGCAAGGTGTACCACTTCGAGGTGGATGCCTTTCGCAAGCACTGCCTGATCAATGGCCTGGACGATATCGGCCTGACTTTGCAGGACGGCGACGCGATTGCAGCGTTTGAAACCAGGCACCGGGCGAGCCAGCCCTGGTTGTTTCGCGATTGA
- the leuB gene encoding 3-isopropylmalate dehydrogenase → MSKQILILPGDGIGPEIMAEAVKVLELANSKYSLGFELSHDVIGGAAIDKHGVPLADETLERARAADAVLLGAVGGPKWDKIERDIRPERGLLKIRAQLGLFGNLRPAILYPQLAEASSLKPEVVAGLDILIVRELTGGIYFGSPRGVRELENGERQAYDTLPYSESEIRRIARVGFDMARVRGKKVCSVDKANVLASSQLWREIVEEVAKDYPDVELSHMYVDNAAMQLVRAPKQFDVIVTDNLFGDILSDQASMLTGSIGMLPSASLDTNNKGMYEPCHGSAPDIAGQGIANPLATILSVSMMLRYSFNLVDAADAIEKAVSLVLDQGLRTGDIWSQGCTKVGTQEMGDAVVAALRNL, encoded by the coding sequence ATGAGCAAGCAGATTCTGATTCTCCCTGGCGACGGTATCGGTCCGGAAATCATGGCCGAAGCGGTCAAGGTCCTGGAGCTCGCCAACAGCAAGTACAGCCTGGGCTTCGAGCTGAGCCACGACGTAATCGGCGGCGCAGCCATCGATAAGCACGGCGTGCCCCTGGCCGACGAGACCCTGGAACGCGCCCGCGCCGCCGACGCCGTGCTGCTGGGCGCCGTGGGCGGGCCGAAGTGGGACAAGATCGAGCGTGATATCCGCCCTGAGCGCGGCCTGTTGAAAATCCGCGCGCAACTGGGCCTGTTCGGCAACCTGCGTCCGGCGATTCTCTACCCGCAGTTGGCCGAGGCGTCGAGCCTCAAGCCGGAAGTGGTGGCGGGCCTGGACATCCTGATCGTGCGTGAGCTGACTGGCGGTATCTATTTCGGCTCGCCTCGCGGTGTGCGTGAGTTGGAAAATGGCGAGCGCCAGGCCTACGACACCCTGCCGTACAGCGAGAGCGAAATCCGCCGTATCGCCCGTGTCGGTTTCGACATGGCCCGCGTGCGCGGTAAGAAGGTCTGCTCGGTGGACAAGGCCAACGTATTGGCCTCCAGCCAACTGTGGCGGGAAATCGTTGAAGAAGTCGCCAAGGACTACCCGGACGTCGAACTGAGCCACATGTACGTCGACAACGCCGCCATGCAACTGGTGCGTGCGCCGAAGCAGTTCGATGTGATCGTCACCGACAACCTGTTCGGCGACATCCTGTCCGACCAGGCCTCGATGCTCACCGGCTCCATCGGCATGCTGCCGTCGGCGTCCCTGGATACCAACAACAAAGGCATGTATGAGCCTTGCCACGGCTCGGCGCCGGACATTGCCGGCCAAGGTATTGCCAACCCGCTGGCGACCATTTTGTCGGTGTCGATGATGCTGCGTTACAGCTTCAACCTGGTTGACGCGGCCGACGCGATCGAGAAGGCCGTGAGTCTGGTGCTGGACCAGGGTTTGCGCACCGGCGACATCTGGTCGCAGGGTTGCACCAAGGTCGGCACGCAAGAAATGGGCGACGCTGTAGTCGCCGCGCTGCGGAATCTGTAA
- a CDS encoding phosphoribosylanthranilate isomerase, with amino-acid sequence MSAVRSKICGITRIEDALAAVEAGADAIGLVFYAKSPRAVNVSQARAIIAALPPFVTTVGLFVNASRCELNETLDAVPLDMLQFHGDETPDECDSYQRPYIKALRVKAGDDIAAACAAYAGARGILLDTYVEGVPGGTGEAFDWSLIPAGLSKPVILAGGLNPMNVGAAIEQVRPYAVDVSGGVEQGKGIKDHHKIRAFLQAVRNSSGVM; translated from the coding sequence ATGTCAGCCGTTCGCAGCAAGATTTGCGGGATTACCCGCATCGAAGACGCGTTGGCGGCGGTCGAGGCGGGGGCGGATGCCATTGGCCTGGTGTTTTATGCCAAGAGCCCGCGGGCGGTGAATGTGTCGCAGGCGCGGGCCATCATCGCCGCGCTGCCACCGTTCGTGACCACCGTGGGTTTGTTCGTTAATGCCAGCCGTTGTGAACTCAATGAAACCCTGGATGCCGTGCCGCTGGACATGCTGCAGTTTCATGGCGACGAAACCCCGGACGAATGCGACAGCTATCAGCGCCCCTATATCAAGGCGTTGCGCGTCAAGGCCGGCGATGACATCGCCGCCGCCTGTGCCGCCTATGCGGGCGCGCGCGGGATTCTGCTGGACACCTACGTCGAAGGTGTTCCTGGCGGCACTGGAGAAGCCTTCGACTGGTCGCTGATCCCGGCGGGCCTGAGCAAGCCGGTCATCCTGGCCGGGGGGCTCAACCCGATGAATGTCGGCGCCGCCATCGAGCAGGTCCGGCCGTATGCCGTGGATGTCAGCGGCGGGGTGGAACAGGGCAAGGGCATCAAGGATCACCACAAGATTCGCGCATTCCTGCAGGCCGTGCGCAACAGCAGTGGTGTTATGTGA
- a CDS encoding aspartate-semialdehyde dehydrogenase, with amino-acid sequence MTQTFEIAVIGATGTVGETLVQILEELDFPVGTLYLLAGNNSAGASVPFRGKNVRVKEVDEFDFSKAQLAFFAAGPAVTLSFAPRAIAAGCSVIDLSGALPAEQAPPVVPEANAHVLKGLKKPFQIASPSPSATNLAVLLAPLRGLLDIQRVSVTANLAVSALGREAVSELARQTAELLNVRPLEPTFFDRQVAFNLLAQVGTPDAQGHTALEKRLVHELRAVLETPLLKISATCVQAPVFFGDSLTVSLQLGAPADLVEVNRVLDAAPGIELVEAGDYPTAVGDAVGQDVVYVGRVRAGVDDPAELNVWLTSDNVRKGAALNAVQLARLLIKDLA; translated from the coding sequence ATGACCCAGACCTTTGAAATCGCCGTGATCGGCGCCACCGGTACCGTTGGCGAAACCCTGGTGCAGATTCTCGAAGAGCTGGACTTCCCGGTAGGCACCCTGTATTTGCTGGCTGGCAACAACTCCGCCGGTGCATCGGTACCGTTCCGGGGCAAGAACGTGCGGGTCAAGGAAGTCGATGAATTCGACTTCAGCAAGGCGCAGTTGGCCTTTTTCGCGGCTGGCCCGGCGGTGACCCTGAGCTTCGCCCCACGTGCCATCGCCGCCGGTTGCTCGGTGATCGACTTGTCTGGCGCATTACCTGCCGAACAGGCGCCGCCCGTGGTGCCGGAAGCCAACGCCCATGTGCTCAAGGGCTTGAAAAAACCCTTTCAAATCGCCAGCCCGAGCCCGTCCGCCACCAACCTGGCGGTGCTGCTGGCGCCGTTGCGCGGTTTGTTGGATATCCAGCGCGTGAGCGTCACCGCCAACCTGGCCGTGTCGGCCCTGGGCCGCGAAGCCGTCAGCGAATTGGCCCGCCAGACGGCCGAGCTGTTGAATGTACGTCCGTTGGAGCCGACCTTCTTTGATCGGCAGGTGGCCTTCAACCTGCTGGCACAAGTCGGCACGCCAGACGCCCAAGGTCACACAGCCCTGGAGAAACGTCTCGTACATGAACTGCGGGCCGTGCTGGAAACTCCGTTGCTGAAGATTTCCGCAACCTGCGTTCAAGCCCCGGTGTTTTTTGGCGATAGCCTGACTGTGTCGCTGCAGTTAGGGGCGCCGGCCGATTTGGTTGAGGTGAACCGTGTACTCGATGCGGCGCCGGGTATCGAGCTGGTCGAGGCGGGCGACTACCCAACGGCCGTAGGCGATGCGGTGGGGCAGGACGTTGTTTATGTAGGGCGAGTGCGCGCAGGTGTGGACGACCCGGCGGAACTAAATGTGTGGCTGACGTCAGATAACGTACGCAAAGGCGCTGCGCTCAATGCCGTGCAGCTGGCGCGGTTGTTGATAAAAGACCTTGCGTAA
- a CDS encoding FimV/HubP family polar landmark protein — protein MVQVRKLVLAIAAASALSSGMAQALQLGEMTLKSKLNQPLSVEIELLDVGGLTASEITPSLASSQAFVDAGVDRQAFLDDLTFTPVVNPNGRSVVRVTSSKPLPDSYVRFLLQVQWPNGRLMRDYSVLLDPAKFDQSTPAASAPAPRLSAPAGTATAVSKPAQHTTTARDTLWEIAEKNRNGGSVQQTMLAIQALNPNAFIDGNINRLKTGQVLRLPDTVQSTALGQPQAIAEVTAQNAAWRQGRRTAAQQVAGKAQLDATKRTETGNAPSSTGAKDNLSLVSAESAKKGAAGKAGDSRALNDKLAMTQEQLDTTRRDNEELKSRAADLQSQLDKLQKLIQLKNDQLARLQAEKGDAAVPAAAAAAPAQLADEPAPAPAPAAPVATPAPEPAKPVAAPATTEGKFNELLTNPVVLGVLGGAAVILALLLLLLWVRHRNARLEEEKHLRMARALAEEPEFTSNIDRDLPPDSFEGLEVPPPSVTRAPAPAPVPVAEPAVPTVASVLAPLAAAVAPTSSDALSQAQSHIDRGHLNQAADVLEQAIKQEPKRSDLRLKLMEVYGLQNDKNGFVSQERQLVATGENHAQVEQLKGRFPAMAVLAAGVSAAVAAAALDAQYVKDLLEDKPAAPQPEPLDTDFDLSLDDLEAASPAEVKGDQSFEALLEQQTAANASADDLSDFDLDLQLDAPASAQSDDDFLSGLEEQMKDVPAAEPPTLTPAALDDFDLPEDFDLSLADEPDSTAKPDAFASELDDVNAELDRLSQSLEHPSIEPSFTAEDAALGDDEPEFDFLSGSDEVATKLDLAQAYIDMGDADGAKDILSEVLTEGNETQRGEAKEMLGRI, from the coding sequence ATGGTTCAAGTTCGCAAACTGGTGTTAGCAATAGCGGCCGCCTCGGCGCTGTCCTCCGGTATGGCGCAGGCGCTGCAACTCGGGGAGATGACCCTCAAGTCGAAGTTGAACCAGCCGCTGTCGGTGGAAATCGAATTGCTCGACGTCGGCGGCCTTACGGCGTCCGAGATCACCCCGAGCCTGGCCTCGTCCCAGGCATTCGTCGATGCCGGTGTCGATCGCCAGGCCTTTCTCGACGACCTCACCTTCACGCCGGTGGTCAATCCCAACGGCCGCAGCGTGGTGCGTGTCACCTCCAGCAAACCGTTGCCCGATTCCTATGTGCGCTTCCTGTTGCAGGTGCAGTGGCCGAACGGCCGACTCATGCGTGACTACAGCGTGCTGCTCGATCCCGCCAAATTCGACCAGTCCACACCGGCTGCCAGTGCGCCAGCGCCGCGCTTGAGTGCGCCGGCCGGTACCGCGACCGCCGTCAGCAAGCCAGCGCAACATACCACCACTGCTCGCGATACTTTGTGGGAAATTGCCGAGAAAAACCGCAATGGTGGCTCTGTGCAGCAAACGATGCTGGCCATTCAGGCGCTCAACCCGAATGCGTTTATCGATGGCAACATCAACCGCCTGAAAACCGGCCAGGTCCTGCGCCTGCCAGACACCGTGCAAAGCACCGCGCTCGGGCAGCCGCAAGCGATCGCCGAAGTGACGGCGCAGAACGCCGCCTGGCGTCAGGGCCGCCGCACTGCCGCCCAGCAAGTGGCGGGTAAGGCCCAGCTGGATGCTACCAAGCGCACCGAGACTGGCAATGCCCCGTCGAGCACCGGCGCCAAGGACAACTTGAGCCTGGTGTCGGCCGAGTCTGCTAAAAAAGGTGCAGCAGGCAAGGCCGGTGATAGCCGCGCGTTGAACGACAAGCTGGCGATGACCCAAGAACAGTTGGACACCACCCGTCGGGACAATGAAGAGCTCAAAAGCCGTGCGGCAGATCTGCAAAGCCAGTTGGACAAGCTGCAAAAGCTGATTCAACTGAAGAATGATCAGTTGGCCCGTCTGCAGGCCGAGAAGGGTGATGCGGCTGTGCCCGCGGCAGCGGCAGCAGCGCCTGCGCAGTTGGCTGATGAACCGGCGCCAGCCCCGGCCCCGGCAGCTCCGGTAGCGACACCTGCTCCCGAGCCGGCCAAACCGGTTGCCGCGCCTGCAACCACCGAAGGCAAATTCAATGAGCTGCTGACCAATCCTGTGGTGCTCGGTGTGCTCGGTGGCGCGGCCGTGATTCTGGCGCTGTTGCTCCTGTTGCTGTGGGTGCGCCATCGCAACGCCCGTCTTGAAGAAGAAAAGCACCTGCGCATGGCGCGCGCGCTGGCTGAAGAGCCGGAATTCACGTCGAATATCGATCGCGACCTGCCACCCGACAGTTTCGAAGGCCTGGAAGTGCCGCCGCCGAGCGTCACGCGGGCCCCCGCGCCTGCACCCGTTCCCGTGGCTGAGCCTGCAGTGCCCACCGTCGCCTCCGTGCTGGCACCGCTGGCGGCTGCCGTCGCCCCGACTTCCAGCGACGCGCTCTCCCAAGCCCAGTCCCATATCGACCGGGGCCACCTGAACCAGGCGGCGGATGTGCTTGAGCAAGCGATCAAGCAGGAGCCCAAGCGCAGCGACCTGCGTTTGAAGCTGATGGAAGTCTACGGCCTGCAGAATGACAAGAACGGTTTTGTCAGCCAGGAGCGTCAGCTGGTGGCCACGGGTGAAAACCACGCCCAGGTCGAGCAGCTCAAGGGCCGTTTCCCGGCCATGGCGGTGTTGGCGGCGGGCGTGAGTGCCGCAGTGGCCGCCGCCGCCCTGGACGCCCAGTACGTCAAGGACCTGCTGGAAGACAAGCCGGCTGCGCCGCAGCCAGAGCCTCTGGATACCGATTTTGACCTGAGCCTGGACGACCTGGAGGCGGCATCGCCGGCAGAGGTCAAGGGTGATCAGTCATTCGAGGCGCTTCTTGAGCAGCAGACGGCCGCCAACGCCAGCGCAGATGACCTGTCGGATTTTGACCTGGATCTGCAATTGGATGCGCCGGCGTCCGCGCAGTCCGATGACGACTTCCTGTCCGGTCTCGAAGAACAGATGAAGGACGTACCGGCCGCCGAGCCGCCGACCTTGACCCCGGCGGCACTGGACGACTTCGACTTGCCGGAAGATTTCGACCTCTCCCTGGCGGACGAGCCCGACTCGACGGCCAAGCCCGATGCCTTCGCTTCGGAACTGGACGACGTCAACGCCGAGTTGGACCGTCTGTCCCAGAGCCTGGAGCATCCTTCCATCGAGCCGTCCTTCACGGCTGAAGATGCGGCGCTCGGTGACGACGAGCCCGAGTTCGATTTCCTGTCGGGCTCCGATGAAGTCGCCACCAAGCTGGACCTGGCCCAGGCTTATATCGACATGGGCGACGCCGATGGCGCCAAGGACATCCTTTCCGAAGTGCTGACCGAGGGCAACGAGACCCAGCGCGGCGAGGCCAAGGAAATGCTCGGCCGAATCTGA
- the asd gene encoding aspartate-semialdehyde dehydrogenase, which translates to MKRVGLIGWRGMVGSVLMQRMLEEQDFDLIEPVFFTTSNVGGQGPSVGKDIAPLKDAYSIEELKTLDVILTCQGGDYTSEVFPKLREAGWQGYWIDAASSLRMQDDAVIILDPVNRKVIDQQLDAGTRNYVGGNCTVSLMLMGLGGLFEAGLVEWMSAMTYQAASGAGAQNMRELIKQMGATHAAVADQLADPASAILDIDRRVAEAMRSDAYPTENFGVPLAGSLIPWIDKELPNGQSREEWKAQAETNKILGRFKNPIPVDGICVRIGAMRCHSQALTIKLNKDVPIADIEGLISQHNPWVKLVPNNREISMQELSPTKVTGTLNVPVGRLRKLNMGSQFLGAFTVGDQLLWGAAEPLRRMLRILLER; encoded by the coding sequence ATGAAACGTGTAGGTCTGATCGGTTGGCGCGGTATGGTCGGTTCCGTGCTCATGCAGCGGATGCTGGAAGAGCAGGATTTCGATCTTATCGAGCCGGTGTTTTTCACCACTTCGAACGTAGGTGGCCAAGGGCCGTCCGTGGGCAAGGACATTGCCCCGCTCAAAGACGCCTATAGCATTGAAGAGCTGAAGACCCTCGATGTGATCCTGACGTGCCAGGGCGGCGACTACACCAGCGAAGTCTTCCCCAAGCTGCGCGAAGCCGGCTGGCAGGGCTACTGGATCGACGCCGCGTCGAGCCTGCGCATGCAGGACGATGCGGTGATCATCCTCGACCCGGTCAACCGCAAGGTCATCGACCAGCAACTGGATGCCGGCACCCGGAACTACGTCGGCGGCAATTGCACCGTCAGCCTGATGCTGATGGGCCTGGGTGGCTTGTTCGAAGCCGGCCTGGTCGAGTGGATGAGCGCCATGACCTACCAGGCGGCCTCCGGCGCCGGTGCACAGAACATGCGAGAGCTGATCAAGCAGATGGGCGCAACCCACGCAGCGGTGGCCGATCAACTGGCCGACCCAGCCAGTGCGATCCTCGATATCGACCGCCGCGTGGCCGAAGCCATGCGCAGCGACGCCTATCCGACCGAAAACTTCGGCGTGCCGTTGGCCGGTAGCCTGATCCCGTGGATCGATAAGGAACTGCCGAACGGCCAGAGCCGCGAAGAGTGGAAGGCCCAGGCCGAGACCAACAAGATCCTCGGGCGCTTCAAGAACCCGATCCCGGTGGACGGCATCTGCGTACGCATTGGCGCCATGCGCTGCCATAGCCAGGCGTTGACCATCAAGCTGAACAAAGACGTGCCGATTGCCGATATCGAAGGGCTGATCAGCCAGCACAACCCCTGGGTCAAGCTGGTGCCGAACAACCGTGAGATCAGCATGCAGGAGCTGAGCCCAACCAAGGTTACCGGCACCCTGAATGTACCGGTGGGCCGCCTGCGCAAGCTGAACATGGGCAGCCAGTTCCTCGGTGCGTTCACCGTGGGCGACCAGCTGTTGTGGGGCGCGGCTGAGCCGTTGCGTCGCATGCTGCGGATTCTGCTGGAGCGTTGA
- the accD gene encoding acetyl-CoA carboxylase, carboxyltransferase subunit beta yields MSNWLVDKLIPSIMRSEVKKSSVPEGLWHKCPSCDAVLYRPELEKTLDVCPKCNHHMRIGARARIDIFLDADGRNELGADLEPVDRLKFRDSKKYKDRLVGAQKQTGEKDALISVSGKLLGMPVVVSAFEFSFMGGSMGAIVGERFVRAANYALENRCPMICFAASGGARMQEALISLMQMAKTSAVLARLREEGIPFISVLTDPVYGGVSASLAMLGDVIVGEPKALIGFAGPRVIEQTVREKLPEGFQRSEFLLEHGAIDLIIPRGELRPRLGNLLAQMMGLPTPVYVAPKVEPIVVPPVPANL; encoded by the coding sequence ATGAGCAACTGGTTAGTAGACAAACTGATCCCTTCGATCATGCGTTCCGAGGTGAAGAAAAGCTCGGTTCCTGAAGGTCTGTGGCACAAGTGCCCGTCCTGCGACGCGGTGCTGTATCGCCCGGAGCTGGAAAAGACCCTGGACGTTTGCCCCAAGTGCAACCACCACATGCGTATTGGCGCACGCGCCCGTATCGACATCTTCCTCGACGCCGACGGCCGCAACGAGCTGGGCGCTGACCTGGAGCCGGTCGACCGCCTCAAGTTCCGCGACAGCAAGAAGTACAAGGACCGTCTGGTCGGTGCGCAGAAGCAGACCGGCGAGAAAGACGCGCTGATCTCCGTCAGCGGCAAGCTGCTGGGCATGCCGGTGGTGGTTTCGGCGTTCGAGTTCTCCTTCATGGGCGGCTCCATGGGTGCCATCGTCGGCGAGCGTTTCGTGCGCGCCGCCAACTATGCCCTGGAAAACCGCTGCCCGATGATCTGCTTCGCCGCCTCCGGTGGCGCGCGTATGCAGGAAGCGCTGATTTCCCTGATGCAAATGGCCAAGACCTCGGCGGTATTGGCGCGTCTGCGCGAAGAAGGCATTCCGTTCATCTCGGTACTGACCGACCCGGTCTACGGCGGCGTTTCCGCCAGCCTGGCGATGCTCGGCGATGTGATCGTCGGTGAGCCAAAAGCCCTGATCGGCTTTGCCGGCCCACGCGTCATCGAGCAGACCGTGCGTGAAAAGCTGCCGGAAGGTTTCCAGCGCAGCGAGTTCCTGCTGGAACACGGCGCCATCGACCTGATCATCCCGCGCGGTGAGCTGCGCCCACGCCTGGGTAACCTGCTGGCGCAAATGATGGGCCTGCCGACGCCTGTCTACGTCGCGCCCAAGGTCGAGCCGATCGTCGTGCCACCGGTGCCAGCAAACCTATGA
- a CDS encoding class I SAM-dependent methyltransferase yields MTSTAHTQVVQKQFGEQASAYLSSAVHAQGTEFALLQAELVGQGAARLLDLGCGAGHVSFQVAPLVKEVVAYDLSQQMLDVVAAAAQDRGLANISTVNGAAERLPFADGEFDFVFSRYSAHHWSDLGLALREVRRVLKPGGVAAFVDVLSPGSPLLDTYLQTVEVLRDTSHVRDYSAAEWMRQLSEAGLHVRNSSRQRLRLEYTSWVERMRTPPALRAAILELQQAMGQEVRDYYEIQADGTFSTDVLVAWAER; encoded by the coding sequence ATGACCAGCACTGCCCACACCCAAGTCGTGCAAAAACAATTCGGCGAGCAAGCCTCGGCCTACCTGAGCAGTGCCGTGCACGCCCAGGGCACCGAATTCGCACTGCTCCAGGCCGAACTGGTCGGGCAGGGCGCGGCGCGACTGCTGGACTTGGGCTGCGGTGCCGGGCATGTGAGCTTCCAGGTTGCCCCGCTGGTCAAGGAAGTGGTGGCCTATGACCTGTCTCAGCAGATGCTTGATGTGGTCGCCGCCGCTGCGCAAGATCGCGGTTTGGCCAATATCAGCACCGTCAACGGCGCGGCTGAACGCCTGCCGTTTGCCGATGGCGAATTCGACTTCGTGTTCAGCCGCTACTCCGCCCACCATTGGAGCGACCTCGGCCTGGCCCTGCGCGAAGTGCGTCGGGTGCTCAAACCCGGTGGCGTGGCGGCGTTCGTGGATGTGTTGTCACCGGGCAGCCCGTTGCTGGACACTTACCTGCAAACCGTTGAAGTGCTGCGCGACACCAGCCATGTGCGCGATTATTCTGCCGCCGAGTGGATGCGCCAGCTCAGCGAAGCCGGTTTGCATGTACGCAACAGCAGCCGCCAACGCCTGCGCCTGGAATACACCTCGTGGGTCGAGCGCATGCGCACCCCGCCGGCCTTGCGCGCGGCGATCCTGGAGTTGCAACAGGCGATGGGCCAGGAAGTGCGCGATTATTACGAAATTCAAGCCGACGGCACCTTCAGCACCGACGTGCTGGTGGCGTGGGCCGAACGCTGA
- the truA gene encoding tRNA pseudouridine(38-40) synthase TruA: MAAAGFHRIALGVEYKGSRYRGWQRQASGVLTVQETLENALSKVADSPVSLMCAGRTDAGVHACGQVVHFDTQAERSMKAWVMGANINLPHDVSVTWAKVMPAHFHARFKAIARRYRYVIYNDQIRPAHLNQEITWNHRPLDAERMAEAAQHLVGVHDFSAFRAGQCQAKSPIKEVHHLRVTRHGKMIVLDIRAGAFLHHMVRNIAGVLMTIGTGERPVEWAREVLQSRIRRTGGVTAHPFGLYLVDVEYRDEFELPQRFIGPHFLTGFSELGG, from the coding sequence ATGGCGGCCGCAGGCTTTCACCGCATCGCCCTCGGCGTGGAATACAAAGGCTCGCGCTATCGCGGCTGGCAGCGCCAGGCCTCCGGTGTGCTGACGGTGCAGGAAACCCTGGAAAACGCTCTGTCGAAAGTCGCTGACTCGCCGGTATCGCTGATGTGTGCCGGGCGTACCGACGCCGGCGTGCACGCCTGTGGCCAGGTGGTGCATTTCGACACCCAGGCCGAACGCTCGATGAAGGCGTGGGTGATGGGCGCCAATATCAATCTGCCCCATGACGTCAGCGTCACCTGGGCCAAGGTGATGCCGGCGCATTTTCATGCGCGCTTCAAGGCCATCGCCCGACGCTACCGCTACGTGATCTACAACGATCAGATCCGCCCGGCGCACCTGAACCAGGAAATCACCTGGAACCACCGCCCGCTGGATGCCGAACGCATGGCCGAGGCTGCGCAGCATCTGGTGGGTGTGCATGATTTCAGCGCGTTCCGTGCCGGCCAATGCCAGGCCAAATCGCCGATCAAGGAAGTCCACCATCTGCGCGTGACCCGGCATGGCAAGATGATTGTGCTGGATATCCGTGCCGGGGCGTTCCTGCACCATATGGTGCGCAACATTGCGGGCGTACTGATGACCATCGGCACCGGCGAGCGCCCGGTGGAATGGGCCAGGGAAGTGCTGCAAAGCCGCATCCGTCGTACCGGTGGGGTTACGGCGCATCCGTTCGGCCTGTATCTGGTGGATGTGGAGTACCGCGACGAGTTCGAGCTGCCGCAGCGTTTTATCGGGCCACACTTCCTCACAGGTTTCAGTGAACTTGGCGGCTGA